One genomic region from uncultured Subdoligranulum sp. encodes:
- a CDS encoding aminotransferase class I/II-fold pyridoxal phosphate-dependent enzyme produces the protein MADYFAMDRAALTAEKDRLTAEYKKFQDMGLKLNMARGKPGPHQMDLAMDLLKMDDYTTDDGVDARNYGNLEGLQEARELFADVMGVTPAEVFVGGNSSLQLMYNLVAIGFMFGYPESPCPWSQVEKRKFLCPVPGYDRHFAITEEMGFEMINIPMSEDGPDMDMIEKLVAEDDTIKGIWCVPQYSNPDGYTYSDETIRRFAAMKTAAPDFKIFWDEAYIVHHLTDEIIETPVLLNESKKYGTEDRVFMFTSTSKITFPGAGVSAIACSENSMKYICKRFSTMIISYDKMNQLRHVRFLKNKEGVLAHMAKHRRRLVPCFDAVKTTFAEELSPCGNIAHWTNPKGGYFISLYVMPGCAKRVAQLCKDCGLTLTGAGSAYPYHKDPEDSHLRIAPTYPSLDEVETASALLCVCVRLAVVEKLLADQQ, from the coding sequence ATGGCAGACTATTTTGCAATGGACCGTGCTGCGCTCACCGCTGAGAAGGATCGCCTGACAGCGGAGTACAAGAAGTTTCAGGATATGGGACTGAAACTCAACATGGCGCGCGGCAAGCCCGGCCCTCATCAGATGGACCTGGCGATGGATCTGTTGAAAATGGACGACTATACCACCGATGACGGTGTCGACGCTCGCAACTACGGCAACCTGGAGGGCCTGCAGGAAGCGCGGGAGCTCTTTGCCGATGTCATGGGTGTTACGCCTGCCGAAGTTTTTGTGGGCGGCAACTCCAGCCTGCAGCTCATGTACAATCTGGTTGCCATCGGCTTTATGTTCGGGTATCCCGAATCTCCGTGCCCCTGGTCCCAGGTGGAGAAGCGCAAGTTCCTCTGCCCCGTGCCCGGCTATGACCGCCATTTTGCCATCACGGAAGAGATGGGCTTTGAAATGATCAACATTCCCATGTCCGAGGACGGCCCCGACATGGATATGATCGAGAAACTGGTGGCGGAGGATGATACCATCAAGGGTATCTGGTGTGTGCCGCAGTATTCCAACCCTGATGGCTACACCTACAGCGACGAAACGATCCGCCGCTTTGCTGCCATGAAGACGGCCGCTCCCGACTTCAAGATCTTTTGGGATGAAGCCTACATTGTTCATCATCTGACCGACGAAATCATCGAGACCCCGGTGCTCCTCAACGAGAGCAAGAAGTACGGCACCGAGGACCGTGTTTTCATGTTCACCTCGACGAGCAAAATCACCTTCCCCGGCGCCGGTGTCTCTGCCATCGCCTGCAGTGAGAACTCCATGAAGTACATCTGCAAGCGGTTCTCCACCATGATCATCAGCTACGACAAGATGAACCAGCTGCGTCACGTTCGTTTCCTGAAGAACAAGGAAGGCGTTCTGGCGCACATGGCAAAGCATCGCCGCCGTCTGGTGCCCTGCTTTGATGCCGTCAAGACCACCTTTGCGGAAGAGCTCAGCCCCTGCGGCAACATTGCACACTGGACCAACCCCAAGGGCGGCTACTTCATCAGCCTGTATGTGATGCCCGGCTGTGCCAAGCGTGTGGCGCAGCTCTGCAAGGATTGCGGCCTGACCCTGACGGGCGCCGGTTCCGCTTACCCCTACCACAAGGATCCCGAAGACTCTCATCTGCGCATCGCGCCGACGTATCCCAGTCTGGATGAGGTCGAAACTGCTTCTGCGCTGCTGTGCGTCTGTGTGCGCCTGGCGGTCGTTGAAAAACTGCTG
- a CDS encoding nitroreductase family protein encodes MEFDALIKERRSIRQYDPAKTVTADQISAIVTAAIEAPSWKNSQTARYHAVLSEEMRARFLQQCLPERNAKKAEHAALVVTSFVKGTAGFTQGQPDNECADGWGFYDLGLHNALFLLKAKELGLDTLVMGLRDAGAIRDLLKIPEEETIVSVIAVGYAAQPAVHPPRKSTEDILKFY; translated from the coding sequence ATGGAATTTGATGCGCTTATTAAAGAGAGAAGAAGTATCCGGCAATATGATCCGGCCAAAACAGTGACGGCAGATCAGATTTCCGCCATTGTGACAGCGGCCATCGAAGCTCCCTCCTGGAAGAATTCCCAGACGGCGCGGTACCATGCGGTTCTTTCCGAAGAGATGCGCGCACGGTTTCTGCAGCAATGCCTGCCTGAGCGCAATGCCAAGAAAGCGGAACATGCCGCACTGGTGGTGACATCCTTTGTGAAGGGAACCGCCGGATTTACCCAGGGGCAGCCGGACAATGAATGTGCGGACGGCTGGGGATTCTATGATCTCGGCCTGCATAATGCGCTGTTTCTTTTGAAAGCGAAGGAACTGGGACTGGACACACTGGTCATGGGACTGCGGGATGCAGGGGCCATCCGGGATCTTTTGAAGATTCCCGAGGAGGAAACCATTGTGTCGGTCATTGCTGTAGGCTATGCAGCCCAGCCTGCCGTGCATCCCCCGCGCAAATCTACGGAAGACATCTTGAAATTCTACTGA
- a CDS encoding DUF6311 domain-containing protein, with protein sequence MLQEKLSSNRQLRLFALGALLGIAAFLLVYGFVPLDVTNDAFCRGGYVEKDIQQHYAGWLFYRQSSLSFPLCVTTAINAPQGISIAYTDSIPLVALLCKPLASLLGGTFQYFGWFTLLCFALQGGFGALLCGLFSQGTLRPVLGILLFVSSPILYERAFRHTSLGAQWMVLAALYLYFRMRREGRYASRGLFMLNVAAIGIHPYFLPMTYGITLALLLQHSAEKRQWKGPCLYLAADLLCTLGLGWLLGFFYGTATSGGQALYGYFSMNLNALWNPAGVNGTLYSHLLPAQNQVNGNYDAFAYLGLGVLVALPIVLILARKRIRTHLARHWALTIVCVLLTVFAISNTVTANGATLFTIPLPGKVIELCSVFRSGGRLFWPVYDLLVLSAFAGLCRLPSSLLAVILLVVVQVWDVSTGIWQRHLDMAAAVQTDAFPSALESNFWEEAVQYRHIESVEGIQDDALHLALYAADHGMTTNDPFAARYDAAELEQERQTVLRELSEGILREDTLYLFAEEGAFLQAVEPVKEQAWCGSVTSEDGSCTWYVIAPGLQNTAMDDLCTVYDASYPLRLADYTDALWNRGVLDSTKKTVCFADSPFARAKLENAEYLCAGGNKYKITQVDDSDPGWLMVTLEIEDATILWGQELTTQ encoded by the coding sequence ATGCTCCAGGAAAAACTATCATCCAACCGGCAGCTGCGGCTTTTTGCGCTGGGAGCGCTTTTGGGTATTGCGGCATTTTTACTGGTCTACGGATTTGTGCCGCTGGATGTTACAAACGATGCTTTCTGCCGCGGCGGCTATGTGGAAAAGGATATCCAGCAGCACTATGCAGGTTGGCTGTTCTATCGGCAGAGTTCCCTTTCCTTCCCCCTGTGTGTTACCACGGCCATCAATGCGCCCCAGGGCATCAGTATCGCGTATACCGATTCCATCCCGTTGGTGGCGCTGCTCTGCAAGCCACTGGCCAGTTTGCTGGGTGGTACCTTCCAGTATTTCGGATGGTTCACCTTGCTTTGTTTTGCGCTGCAGGGCGGTTTCGGCGCACTGCTTTGCGGCCTTTTCTCCCAGGGCACACTCCGCCCGGTGCTGGGGATCCTCCTGTTTGTTTCCAGCCCCATTTTGTACGAACGGGCGTTCCGCCATACCTCTCTGGGGGCACAATGGATGGTTCTGGCAGCGCTGTATCTGTATTTCCGCATGCGACGCGAGGGTCGTTATGCCTCCCGGGGATTATTCATGCTCAATGTGGCAGCCATCGGAATCCATCCCTACTTTTTGCCCATGACCTATGGGATCACCCTGGCCTTGCTGCTGCAGCATTCGGCAGAGAAGCGCCAATGGAAAGGTCCCTGCCTGTATCTTGCTGCCGATCTGCTCTGTACGCTGGGGCTGGGATGGCTGCTCGGCTTTTTCTACGGTACTGCCACCAGCGGCGGTCAGGCACTGTACGGGTATTTTTCCATGAACCTTAATGCCCTGTGGAATCCGGCAGGCGTCAACGGAACCCTCTACAGCCACCTGCTTCCCGCGCAGAATCAGGTCAACGGAAACTACGATGCCTTTGCCTATCTGGGCTTGGGCGTGCTCGTAGCGCTGCCGATAGTCCTGATTCTGGCACGCAAACGTATCCGAACACATCTTGCCAGGCATTGGGCCCTGACAATCGTCTGCGTTCTCCTGACAGTCTTTGCTATCAGCAACACCGTTACCGCCAATGGCGCTACACTTTTTACGATCCCTCTACCGGGCAAGGTCATTGAACTGTGTTCGGTATTCCGGTCGGGAGGACGGCTGTTCTGGCCTGTCTACGATCTGCTGGTTCTGTCTGCCTTTGCGGGATTGTGCCGGTTGCCCTCTTCCCTGTTGGCAGTGATTCTGCTGGTTGTGGTACAGGTCTGGGATGTGAGCACTGGTATTTGGCAGCGCCATCTGGACATGGCAGCTGCAGTGCAGACAGACGCTTTCCCCAGCGCCCTGGAAAGCAATTTTTGGGAGGAGGCGGTTCAGTACCGGCATATTGAATCGGTGGAAGGAATCCAGGACGACGCATTGCATCTGGCTCTGTATGCCGCTGACCACGGAATGACAACAAATGATCCCTTTGCGGCGCGATACGACGCTGCAGAATTGGAACAGGAGCGCCAGACTGTTTTGCGGGAACTGTCGGAAGGCATTCTGCGTGAGGATACCCTGTATCTGTTTGCGGAGGAAGGGGCGTTTTTGCAGGCGGTGGAACCGGTCAAAGAGCAGGCATGGTGCGGTTCCGTGACCAGCGAAGACGGCAGCTGTACGTGGTATGTGATTGCCCCGGGCCTGCAGAATACGGCGATGGATGATCTGTGCACCGTATATGATGCTTCCTATCCGCTTCGGCTTGCCGATTATACCGATGCGCTGTGGAACCGTGGCGTGCTGGATTCCACCAAAAAGACTGTCTGCTTTGCCGATTCTCCGTTTGCCCGTGCCAAACTGGAAAACGCGGAATATCTATGCGCAGGCGGAAACAAGTATAAAATCACCCAGGTGGATGACAGCGATCCGGGATGGCTGATGGTCACCCTGGAGATTGAAGATGCCACCATTTTGTGGGGGCAGGAGTTGACGACACAATGA
- a CDS encoding RluA family pseudouridine synthase: MKELHVKSLLPVRLDKYLMEQYPSLGLGRLNKALRENKIKVNGKKMPLSTRVQNGDIIRLFLKEEQLEDRPLPPAVFVYEDEDILVVNKPAGVEVDGPAADTLIKRVQATLSAKGEPGHAVLCHRLDTGTSGLVLLARNAQAEQFLTAAIKARAIEKRYLCVTFGRPKPPAALMHDYLIKDAQRGVVRIVSSPAAGAKEVITGYETLAVSGRLALLQVELVTGRTHQIRAHLAHIGCPILGDSKYGNNAANRELHFKYQALCAWELRFPAKIDDPQFAHLAGRVFHAEKPWYCSQVTDGTLQ; the protein is encoded by the coding sequence ATGAAAGAACTGCATGTAAAAAGTCTTTTGCCGGTACGGCTGGACAAATATCTGATGGAACAATACCCTTCTCTCGGGTTGGGACGCCTGAATAAGGCGCTGCGGGAAAACAAGATCAAGGTGAACGGCAAAAAAATGCCGCTTTCCACCCGGGTTCAAAACGGAGATATCATTCGGCTGTTTCTGAAAGAAGAGCAACTGGAAGACCGTCCCCTGCCTCCTGCGGTGTTTGTCTATGAGGACGAGGATATTCTGGTGGTCAACAAGCCGGCCGGCGTCGAGGTGGATGGCCCGGCAGCCGATACCCTGATAAAGCGTGTCCAGGCAACCTTGTCGGCAAAGGGAGAACCGGGACATGCGGTGCTGTGTCATCGGCTGGATACTGGAACCAGTGGATTAGTGTTGCTGGCCAGGAATGCACAGGCAGAGCAATTTCTCACGGCTGCCATCAAGGCACGTGCCATTGAGAAGCGGTATCTCTGCGTGACCTTTGGACGGCCGAAGCCTCCGGCGGCACTGATGCACGATTACCTGATCAAGGACGCCCAGCGCGGCGTGGTCCGCATCGTTTCCTCCCCTGCCGCCGGCGCCAAGGAAGTTATTACCGGCTATGAAACGTTGGCGGTGAGCGGTCGTCTGGCGCTTTTGCAGGTGGAGCTGGTGACGGGACGGACACATCAGATTCGGGCTCATCTGGCACATATCGGATGCCCGATTCTGGGAGATTCCAAATACGGAAACAATGCGGCAAACCGGGAACTGCATTTCAAGTATCAGGCTTTATGCGCATGGGAACTGCGGTTCCCCGCCAAAATTGATGACCCCCAATTTGCCCACCTGGCGGGCCGCGTATTTCACGCGGAAAAGCCTTGGTATTGCAGCCAGGTTACTGACGGTACGCTGCAATAA